The Canis lupus familiaris isolate Mischka breed German Shepherd chromosome 27, alternate assembly UU_Cfam_GSD_1.0, whole genome shotgun sequence genome window below encodes:
- the NANOGNB gene encoding LOW QUALITY PROTEIN: NANOG neighbor homeobox (The sequence of the model RefSeq protein was modified relative to this genomic sequence to represent the inferred CDS: deleted 1 base in 1 codon; substituted 1 base at 1 genomic stop codon) produces the protein MLCGQNPEQSNRNHHEDERRKEKWRERGEEKEVEVEEKLEEEEEKEERCPQERLVSKPLMDTLWAMFKLNKCPTRGDSQSLAFEFNMTVKQIKQWFRKRRKSYNKDMYKQKYKKRSKRMLARFNKYWKNRSYPKSPFCRGAPDAKICIFEVGQKKAKVDEFPPCGQIVSDGYVQPFSEAPEAAHICSSKYMVKSCGKDGFHIXVRLHPFHIIYIKVLSCAEADRFQKGMPGAFGKPQGTVARAHTGHVIVSICTKLKDKEWLVEVLYRAKFKFPGCQKLHNSKKWGFTKFNVDGFEDMVTEKPLIPDGCGVKYIPTHGPLEKWWALHS, from the exons ATGCTTTGTGGTCAAAATCCAGAGCAATCAAATAGGAATCATCATgaagatgaaaggagaaaagaaaaatggagagaaagaggagaagaaaaagaagtggaagtagaagaaaaactggaagaggaagaggaaaaggaagaacgATGTCCCCAGGAACGATTAGTCAGCAAACCCCTCATGGACACTCTCTGGGCAATGTTTAAGTTAAACAAATGCCCCACAAGAGGAGATAGCCAATCACTGGCATTTGAATTTAACATGACAGTAAAACAG ATAAAGCAATGGTTTCGTAAAAGGAGGAAGAGCTACAATAAAGATATGTACAagcagaaatataagaaaagatcTAAGAG aatgcTAGCAAGATTTAATAAA TATTGGAAGAACAGGTCATATCCAAAATCTCCCTTCTGCAGAGGTGCCCCTGATGCCAAAATCTGCATCTTTGAGGTGGGGCAGAAGAAGGCAAAAGTGGATGAGTTCCCACCATGTGGCCAGATAGTGTCTGATGGATATGTGCAGCCTTTCTCTGAAGCTCCGGAGGCTGCCCATATTTGTTCCAGCAAGTACATGGTGAAAAGCTGTGGCAAAGATGGTTTTCACATCTGAGTGAGGCTCCACCCCTTCCACATCATCTATATCAAGGTGTTGTCTTGTGCTGAGGCTGACAGGTTCCAGAAAGGTATGCCAGGTGCCTTTGGGAAGCCCCAGGGCACAGTGGCC AGGGCCCACACTGGCCACGTCATCGTGTCCATCTGTACCAAGCTGAAAGACAAGGAGTGGCTGGTTGAGGTCCTATATAGGGCCAAGTTCAAGTTCCCTGGCTGCCAGAAGCTCCACAACTCCAAGAAGTGGGGCTTTACTAAGTTTAATGTGGACGGATTTGAAGACATGGTGACTGAAAAGCCGCTCATCCCAGATGGCTGTGGGGTCAAATATATCCCTACTCATGGCCCCCTGGAAAAAtggtgggctctgcactcatga